One genomic segment of Anaerotignum faecicola includes these proteins:
- a CDS encoding SLC13 family permease — protein sequence MKEKLLTFFKKETILCIACLLAALSAYIVPPDAAYLGYVDTRVLILLFSLMAVLAGFRALGIFDRMANLLLARAKKMRQLALTLVMLCFFSAMLVTNDVALITFVPFTILLLQRVHLEEKLIPVIVLQTIAANLGSMLTPVGNPQNLYLYTISGIGVGAFFRITLPFVLVSFFLLLLLCFLQGNTSLATQPQTTPPTRTGAEKQHLFGLTVLFFLCLLAVFRILPILPLLALSLVWFLLFQKGILKEVDYCLLLTFVFFFILIGNLGRISAIREALQALLYGREVLVSFLSCQLISNVPAAVLLSEFTDRYDLLLAGVNIGGLGTLIASMASLISYKYFAQIPNVGKGKYLLWFTLANLLFAIVLLGLAALLPS from the coding sequence ATGAAGGAAAAACTGCTTACATTTTTCAAAAAAGAAACGATACTCTGCATCGCCTGCCTGCTGGCGGCGCTTTCTGCATACATTGTGCCGCCCGATGCAGCGTATCTTGGCTACGTTGATACAAGGGTGCTGATTCTGCTTTTCTCGCTGATGGCAGTATTGGCAGGCTTTCGTGCGCTTGGCATCTTCGACCGCATGGCAAATCTGCTTCTGGCAAGGGCGAAAAAAATGCGGCAGCTGGCGCTGACCTTAGTCATGCTGTGCTTTTTCTCCGCAATGCTTGTGACCAATGATGTGGCACTGATTACCTTTGTGCCGTTCACAATTTTACTGCTGCAGCGCGTGCATTTAGAGGAAAAGTTAATTCCCGTTATTGTTCTGCAAACGATTGCCGCCAATCTGGGCAGTATGCTGACCCCTGTTGGCAATCCGCAGAATCTCTATCTTTATACCATCTCAGGGATTGGGGTCGGGGCGTTTTTCAGAATTACCCTGCCGTTTGTTCTCGTGTCCTTCTTTCTGCTGCTTCTGCTCTGCTTTTTGCAGGGAAACACCTCCTTAGCCACACAGCCGCAGACAACGCCACCCACACGGACAGGAGCAGAAAAACAACATCTTTTCGGCTTGACGGTGCTGTTTTTTCTTTGCCTGCTGGCAGTTTTCCGCATCCTGCCCATTCTGCCGCTGTTGGCGTTGTCACTGGTGTGGTTTCTGCTGTTTCAAAAAGGGATTCTGAAAGAGGTGGATTACTGCCTGCTGCTCACGTTTGTATTTTTCTTTATCCTGATTGGGAATCTGGGACGGATTTCCGCCATACGAGAAGCCCTCCAAGCACTGCTCTATGGCAGAGAGGTGCTTGTTTCTTTTCTGAGCTGTCAGCTCATCAGCAATGTGCCTGCGGCGGTTCTGCTTTCAGAATTTACCGACCGATATGACCTTTTGCTTGCAGGGGTGAATATCGGTGGTCTGGGGACATTGATTGCCTCTATGGCAAGTCTGATTTCCTATAAATATTTCGCACAGATACCGAATGTCGGAAAGGGGAAATATCTGCTCTGGTTTACCCTTGCGAATCTTCTGTTTGCGATAGTTCTGCTAGGGCTTGCAGCTTTGCTCCCCTCCTGA
- a CDS encoding helix-turn-helix domain-containing protein gives MNLNEIIAVNLKRLRAERGFSLGKLSELSGVSKVMLSQIEKGESNPTINTLWKIAGGLQVSYTKLIDEQIDAPLLIRKEESVIAEYDGYRAYHYNTANPARDFEFFNGELDAHKEYTSEGHGMNTHEYLLVTRGEMVLRYGGEEYLLREGDFIHFDCTQPHTYCNRGESMTEFTNIVYYIG, from the coding sequence ATGAATCTGAATGAAATTATTGCTGTCAATTTAAAACGGCTGCGCGCAGAGCGTGGCTTCAGTTTGGGAAAGCTGTCGGAGCTTTCCGGTGTCAGCAAGGTTATGCTCAGCCAGATTGAGAAGGGCGAATCCAACCCTACCATCAACACTCTCTGGAAGATCGCAGGTGGCTTACAGGTTTCCTATACAAAGCTGATTGATGAGCAGATTGATGCGCCTCTGCTGATTCGAAAAGAGGAAAGCGTTATTGCGGAGTATGACGGCTATCGTGCCTACCATTACAATACAGCCAACCCTGCGCGCGATTTTGAGTTTTTCAACGGCGAATTGGATGCACATAAGGAATACACTTCCGAAGGGCATGGCATGAATACGCATGAATATCTTCTGGTGACGCGAGGGGAAATGGTTCTGCGTTACGGCGGCGAGGAATATCTCCTCAGAGAAGGGGATTTCATCCATTTTGACTGCACCCAGCCCCATACCTATTGCAACCGCGGGGAAAGCATGACGGAATTTACCAATATCGTGTATTATATCGGCTAA
- a CDS encoding LuxR C-terminal-related transcriptional regulator: MPKRKQDFNTIYISERLQEALRPISRCALTSVVAPMGYGKTTAVNWYLAERRKEENARIIRISVYSDNLAIFWKSVQDAFLRAGLSILLDYPCPTDAAGGSLLSDDLCHTLAGEKPCYLFIDDFHLLTDVHTAAFLCTLANRLPENVHVIVASRDRFLPFAAQVRLGGRLCQLGTAELRLNHAELAVYAHRCGTALSDAEISSLLYTSEGWFSAIYLHLRTLAERGTLPDQKSDIYTMFTAAMIAPLPADAREFLAVMGLADEFTLEMAHFITETPHTEKLLTTLTEQNAFVKRLPDGKVYRFHHMMKECAKRTFHTLPPEKQAAYRSRFGIWYEEHRQYLHAMAAYRQGKNYDALLRIVEQDAGILLSSLPPKAVLEAIEECPVPILKEHPLAILVLMRSMFNWRLIPEMMQMKELLLTAIAEHPNLPEQERGNLLGECDLILSFLMYNDISAMSRLHRSASKQMSRPAVSIQNIGGWSFGSPSVLMMYHREPGALKKELAEMEECMPHYYKITNGHGQGAEKIMSAEAYFLQGKFTDAQIALEQAYAQIEGNGQENIALCCDFLARRLSLCIETEERASFAARRAYLLKQHNIAWLNIFNATAAYYYALLGETEEIPEIFRTHTLFSVNILVPGKPMIEMVENQVYLAQGAYAKVIGRSEGLLAVCAGLHYALVTLHLRIQTAAAYAMLGKTEEARTLLLQALQEAEPDEFLLPFVENYRYIKKTLEKLPQTPLLARIQRLGKASEQRQKQLSTHRPASLATLTEREYEIVKLMASRLRNREIAEKLFLSEGSVKQYINQIYSKLQIEGDTHSKRKQLFQLLEEKT, from the coding sequence ATGCCGAAACGAAAGCAGGATTTTAACACCATATACATATCTGAACGATTACAGGAGGCACTGCGCCCAATTTCGCGCTGTGCGCTGACATCTGTGGTTGCACCAATGGGCTATGGCAAAACAACCGCTGTCAACTGGTATCTTGCGGAGCGCAGGAAAGAGGAAAACGCGCGCATCATCCGTATCAGCGTCTATTCCGACAATCTCGCAATTTTCTGGAAAAGCGTACAGGATGCCTTTTTGCGTGCAGGGCTTTCCATTTTGCTGGATTATCCCTGCCCGACGGATGCTGCCGGCGGCAGTCTGCTTTCAGATGACCTTTGCCATACGCTTGCAGGAGAAAAGCCATGCTATCTTTTCATTGACGATTTTCATCTGCTGACAGATGTACACACCGCTGCCTTTCTCTGCACGCTGGCGAACCGTCTGCCCGAAAATGTGCATGTCATTGTAGCAAGCCGCGACCGTTTTCTGCCCTTTGCGGCACAGGTACGTCTGGGCGGCAGGCTCTGTCAGCTTGGCACGGCAGAGCTGCGTCTGAACCATGCAGAGCTTGCCGTTTATGCACACCGCTGTGGCACTGCCCTTTCGGATGCAGAAATTTCCTCCCTGCTTTATACGAGTGAGGGTTGGTTTTCCGCAATTTATCTGCATCTGCGTACGCTTGCGGAACGCGGCACTCTGCCCGACCAAAAATCCGATATCTACACCATGTTTACCGCCGCAATGATTGCGCCCCTGCCTGCGGATGCAAGAGAGTTCCTCGCGGTTATGGGGCTTGCGGATGAATTTACGCTGGAAATGGCGCACTTTATTACAGAAACTCCCCATACAGAAAAGCTGCTGACCACACTGACGGAGCAAAATGCCTTTGTGAAGCGTCTGCCCGATGGGAAGGTCTATCGTTTTCACCACATGATGAAGGAATGTGCAAAGCGCACCTTTCACACGCTGCCGCCCGAAAAGCAAGCGGCGTACCGCAGCCGTTTTGGCATCTGGTATGAGGAGCACCGCCAATATCTGCATGCCATGGCGGCGTATCGGCAAGGCAAAAATTATGATGCCCTGCTTCGCATTGTGGAGCAGGATGCAGGCATCCTGCTTTCCTCTCTGCCGCCCAAGGCAGTGCTTGAGGCAATCGAGGAGTGTCCCGTTCCGATTCTGAAGGAGCATCCGCTCGCAATTCTCGTGCTGATGCGCAGTATGTTCAACTGGCGGCTGATTCCCGAAATGATGCAGATGAAGGAACTTCTGCTGACCGCTATCGCAGAGCATCCGAATCTGCCGGAACAGGAAAGGGGAAACCTTCTGGGAGAATGTGACCTGATTCTCAGCTTCCTGATGTATAACGACATCAGCGCCATGAGCAGGCTCCACCGCAGCGCAAGCAAGCAGATGTCCCGCCCTGCCGTCAGCATACAGAACATCGGCGGCTGGTCGTTTGGCTCGCCCTCGGTTCTGATGATGTATCACAGAGAACCCGGCGCACTCAAAAAGGAGCTTGCCGAAATGGAGGAATGTATGCCCCATTATTACAAAATCACGAACGGGCATGGGCAGGGGGCAGAAAAAATCATGTCCGCCGAAGCATATTTCTTACAGGGAAAATTTACAGACGCACAGATTGCTCTGGAGCAGGCGTATGCCCAAATTGAAGGAAATGGGCAGGAAAACATTGCCCTTTGCTGTGATTTTCTGGCAAGACGGCTTTCCCTCTGCATCGAAACAGAGGAACGGGCTTCCTTCGCGGCACGGCGTGCGTATCTTCTGAAGCAGCATAATATCGCATGGCTGAATATTTTCAATGCGACTGCCGCCTATTACTATGCCCTGCTGGGGGAAACAGAGGAAATCCCTGAAATTTTCCGCACGCACACGCTTTTCTCCGTCAATATTCTTGTTCCCGGCAAGCCCATGATAGAAATGGTTGAAAATCAGGTTTATCTGGCGCAGGGTGCTTATGCAAAGGTCATCGGGCGGAGCGAGGGATTGCTTGCCGTCTGTGCAGGGCTGCATTATGCCTTGGTGACGCTGCATCTGCGGATACAGACCGCTGCGGCGTATGCCATGCTCGGAAAAACAGAGGAGGCACGGACGCTTCTTTTACAGGCATTGCAGGAGGCAGAGCCCGATGAGTTTCTTCTGCCCTTCGTGGAAAATTACCGCTATATCAAAAAAACGCTTGAAAAGCTGCCGCAAACGCCCCTTCTTGCACGCATCCAACGGCTTGGAAAGGCATCCGAACAGCGGCAGAAGCAGCTTTCCACGCATCGTCCTGCATCCCTTGCCACGCTGACGGAACGGGAATATGAAATCGTGAAGCTGATGGCGAGCCGCCTGCGGAATCGGGAAATTGCGGAAAAGCTGTTCCTTTCCGAGGGGAGCGTCAAGCAATATATCAATCAGATTTATTCCAAGCTGCAGATTGAAGGGGATACCCATAGCAAGAGAAAACAGCTCTTTCAATTACTGGAAGAAAAAACCTAA
- a CDS encoding S-layer homology domain-containing protein — protein MIKRILTGLLSLVMVVGLLPATAFAAVTSTNDWDIFNADDTYNLPKTQEQILTAMIQNPKFADAWAPIVNNILPKTFVNNNEWSSYDESYTKFTANDYANVKYTSKGLRDAVNSCIDKSEIKNGTGILNSLPEAETPVYYVCTRAKKERNDSHSYISTGYGYYIQLFYDFEIEGIKGRFKSPSVENDDTQESLEERGYKFSMGGSSDSYKVTAENRNDFENTVEKSYTYEKSTSTSTTVSNTYSQNWTEETTIGVEFSVPVLAALSPTAKVEQSFSYSYGMEKTYETSKEESYSQSIQDTISVPLPAHTGIDINVDVKDMTTTIPYTGAVHIKYKTMILSASGCNVTKVNGTNENRWKERAYQKYTFGRDGRSAIEDLDARIENRNVPGFDHDKLDMKTLYQGEFKTAADTLLSGQPVAPYFGDFHYTSKNTIITPQQVYPIYALDRLVPDTENITLYEQQDMRLDSIKVQALDEYDVAWYGFNPRLSGAWAIEDEDGKDASEYAEIGENRNGYPILKALKPNDDKKLFLVYAPDYRIETTAEFRSESIALTINPVKLSSVTVEGSFDTFYLNDGPNETDVSGLTVTAKDEDGNDFDVTDKVKWYAEENDGITVDESTGEISFTKAGTYQIYAVVNGTESNRVALQVLPERYLDTLTITSMIPDLIYNDDTANTFDLSNLDVDARDQYGEDMFLYENNCIWKLASNKGYAEIDENDGTTITGLVVGTDTVTLSYPIGTDDDGKTIYKTSQPVTVKVIAKPYVNELYYNGGAPAAVEGVAYDLAQIPLIARNQHGDPIAIPQDIEWTLAENNQTNATIENGMLTVAAGQVPDASYADVILEAYSPSIDKTAKNVVLKAEQQPVLKSIKATMNENFILRLDENAKLADHFSAVGYDQYGREMQGVVFTWHTSKPDVVSLENGTLKALKEDSTEIYATAGALESNKITLTVNAPRRMTGISVSGVSSTAAKNTTLDLTKPVVKTFDQFQKEFSSDELKAYPASIRWTLEKNDTNAVIDGNILSFGDKDGKMTLICAAVNTDTNVIVEKRIDIQIGGSSSSGGSSGGGGGGGGGGGTAKSAYMITVENTKNGEVVSSHKTADKGDTVTLTATPDKGYAIRRIIVTDSSDQKLTLTEKDSKYTFTMPSSNVTVKTTFIMDKSKDEEPNPFADVSASSYYYNAVQWAVKNGITGGTSATTFSPDAPCTRAQAVTFLWRAADSPAPSSTEMPFADVPTDAYYYNAVLWAVENGITGGTSATTFSPDAPCSRGQIVAFLWRSKQSPMVAAENPFMDVNAADYYHDAVLWAAENGITGGTGANTFSPDAPCTRAQIVTFLYRALHK, from the coding sequence ATGATAAAACGGATATTAACCGGTCTGCTTTCGCTTGTTATGGTGGTAGGGCTGCTGCCGGCAACAGCTTTTGCCGCTGTGACCTCAACGAATGACTGGGATATTTTTAATGCAGATGATACTTATAATCTGCCGAAAACGCAGGAACAGATCCTTACGGCTATGATTCAGAATCCAAAATTTGCAGATGCTTGGGCACCTATTGTAAATAATATTTTGCCCAAAACATTCGTCAATAACAATGAGTGGTCTAGCTATGATGAATCTTATACAAAATTTACTGCAAATGATTATGCAAATGTAAAATATACATCTAAGGGTCTGCGAGATGCTGTCAACAGTTGCATTGACAAGAGCGAAATTAAAAATGGCACAGGCATTTTGAACAGTCTGCCTGAAGCAGAAACTCCTGTTTACTATGTATGTACAAGAGCGAAAAAGGAAAGAAATGATTCGCACTCTTATATAAGCACCGGCTATGGTTATTATATTCAGCTTTTCTATGACTTTGAAATCGAAGGCATTAAGGGCAGATTTAAATCTCCATCCGTAGAGAATGATGATACACAAGAATCTTTAGAGGAGAGAGGCTATAAATTTTCCATGGGCGGCAGCTCTGACAGCTATAAGGTAACGGCGGAAAACCGCAATGATTTTGAGAATACCGTAGAAAAAAGCTATACCTACGAAAAAAGCACCTCTACATCAACAACGGTTTCCAACACCTATTCTCAAAACTGGACAGAGGAAACCACGATAGGCGTAGAATTCAGCGTTCCCGTTTTGGCGGCACTTTCGCCTACCGCAAAGGTGGAACAGAGCTTCTCCTATTCCTACGGAATGGAAAAGACCTACGAAACCAGCAAGGAGGAATCCTATTCCCAGTCCATTCAGGACACCATCTCCGTTCCTCTGCCTGCACATACCGGCATTGATATTAACGTGGATGTAAAGGATATGACAACTACGATTCCTTATACAGGTGCGGTACACATCAAATACAAGACCATGATTCTCTCGGCTTCCGGTTGTAATGTAACCAAGGTGAACGGTACCAACGAGAATCGATGGAAAGAAAGAGCATACCAAAAATACACCTTCGGTCGTGACGGCAGATCCGCTATCGAGGATTTGGATGCCAGAATCGAAAACCGCAATGTCCCCGGCTTTGACCACGATAAATTAGATATGAAGACACTTTATCAGGGTGAATTCAAAACCGCCGCCGATACCCTGCTTTCCGGTCAGCCGGTAGCGCCGTATTTCGGCGATTTCCACTACACCTCCAAAAACACAATCATCACACCACAGCAGGTTTATCCGATTTACGCCTTAGATAGACTTGTTCCAGATACGGAGAACATCACGCTGTATGAACAGCAGGATATGCGTCTGGACAGCATTAAGGTGCAGGCATTGGATGAATATGATGTGGCTTGGTATGGGTTCAATCCTCGCTTGAGCGGCGCATGGGCAATCGAAGATGAGGACGGCAAGGACGCATCCGAATATGCCGAAATCGGGGAAAATCGAAACGGCTACCCGATTCTGAAAGCACTGAAGCCGAATGATGACAAGAAGCTTTTCCTTGTTTATGCCCCCGATTACAGAATTGAGACAACAGCAGAATTCAGGAGCGAATCCATCGCGCTTACCATCAATCCTGTAAAGCTGTCCTCTGTTACGGTGGAAGGCTCCTTTGATACCTTCTACCTGAATGACGGACCCAACGAAACCGATGTTTCGGGGCTTACCGTTACCGCAAAAGATGAGGACGGCAACGATTTTGATGTAACAGACAAGGTAAAATGGTATGCAGAGGAAAATGACGGTATTACCGTTGACGAAAGCACAGGCGAAATTTCCTTTACCAAAGCAGGCACCTATCAGATTTATGCCGTTGTAAACGGCACAGAATCCAACAGAGTGGCTCTGCAGGTTCTTCCCGAACGGTATCTGGATACGCTTACCATAACAAGCATGATTCCCGATTTGATTTACAACGATGATACGGCAAATACCTTTGACCTTTCCAATCTTGATGTAGATGCAAGAGATCAGTACGGCGAAGACATGTTTCTTTATGAAAATAACTGCATCTGGAAGCTGGCATCCAATAAAGGGTATGCCGAAATCGACGAAAACGACGGAACCACCATTACCGGGCTTGTAGTCGGAACGGATACAGTTACCTTATCTTATCCAATCGGAACAGACGATGACGGCAAAACAATCTATAAAACCTCTCAGCCCGTTACAGTTAAGGTAATTGCCAAGCCCTATGTAAATGAGCTGTATTACAATGGCGGTGCGCCTGCCGCAGTAGAGGGCGTAGCATACGATCTGGCGCAGATTCCGCTGATCGCGCGCAATCAGCACGGTGATCCCATTGCCATTCCACAGGATATCGAATGGACACTGGCAGAAAATAACCAGACAAATGCCACGATTGAAAATGGCATGCTGACCGTTGCGGCAGGACAGGTGCCCGATGCATCCTATGCAGATGTAATTCTGGAGGCATATTCTCCTTCCATCGACAAAACCGCCAAAAACGTTGTGCTTAAGGCAGAACAACAGCCTGTTCTGAAAAGCATCAAGGCAACAATGAACGAAAACTTCATTTTGCGTCTGGATGAAAATGCCAAACTGGCAGACCATTTCAGTGCAGTCGGATATGACCAGTACGGCAGAGAAATGCAGGGCGTAGTCTTTACATGGCATACATCGAAGCCTGATGTGGTTTCTCTGGAAAACGGCACCCTGAAAGCACTGAAAGAGGATTCCACTGAAATTTATGCAACAGCAGGCGCACTGGAAAGCAATAAAATCACACTTACCGTCAACGCGCCAAGAAGAATGACAGGGATTTCCGTAAGCGGTGTATCCTCCACAGCGGCAAAAAATACAACCCTTGACTTAACAAAACCCGTTGTAAAAACCTTTGATCAGTTCCAGAAGGAATTCAGCTCGGATGAACTGAAGGCTTATCCTGCATCCATCCGCTGGACACTGGAAAAGAACGATACCAATGCCGTTATTGACGGAAACATCCTGAGCTTTGGCGACAAGGACGGCAAAATGACCTTGATTTGCGCGGCAGTAAATACAGATACCAACGTAATCGTTGAAAAGAGAATCGACATTCAGATTGGTGGCTCTTCCTCCTCCGGCGGCTCCTCCGGCGGTGGCGGCGGCGGTGGTGGCGGCGGCGGTACAGCCAAATCCGCTTATATGATTACCGTTGAAAATACCAAAAACGGCGAGGTAGTCTCCAGCCACAAGACAGCCGACAAGGGAGATACCGTTACATTGACTGCTACTCCCGATAAGGGCTATGCTATTCGACGCATAATCGTTACAGACAGCAGTGATCAGAAGCTGACACTGACCGAAAAGGATAGCAAATATACCTTCACAATGCCCTCCTCCAACGTGACCGTTAAAACCACATTCATCATGGATAAGTCCAAAGATGAGGAGCCAAATCCCTTCGCGGACGTTTCCGCAAGCAGCTACTACTATAATGCAGTTCAGTGGGCAGTGAAAAACGGTATTACCGGCGGCACATCCGCCACAACCTTCTCTCCCGATGCTCCCTGCACACGCGCGCAGGCGGTAACCTTCCTATGGAGAGCGGCAGACAGTCCTGCACCAAGCAGCACAGAAATGCCCTTTGCAGATGTACCTACGGATGCCTACTATTATAATGCGGTACTGTGGGCAGTCGAAAACGGCATTACCGGCGGTACATCCGCTACAACCTTCTCCCCCGACGCTCCTTGCTCCCGTGGACAGATTGTTGCCTTCCTGTGGCGCAGCAAGCAGTCCCCTATGGTTGCGGCAGAAAATCCGTTTATGGATGTGAATGCAGCGGATTATTACCATGATGCAGTGCTTTGGGCGGCAGAAAACGGCATTACCGGCGGCACAGGCGCAAATACCTTCAGCCCCGATGCCCCCTGCACACGCGCACAGATTGTAACATTCCTGTATCGCGCATTGCATAAGTAA
- a CDS encoding deoxyribonuclease IV produces MFYIGCHLSAAKGYLAMGKEAVRLGANVFQFFTRNPRGGSVKALDLEDIEKYNAFHAEHRFGTLLAHAPYTMNPCAAKEDLRTFARNTMKEDLARLELLPDVMFNFHPGSHVKQGVEIGIPLIADALNDILSAGGKTLVLLETMAGKGSEVGRSFEELRAILDRVEQKERMGVCLDTCHVYDGGYDIIGDLDGVLQVFDDIIGLDRLKAIHLNDSKNPIGSHKDRHEKIGEGTLGLAGIANIINHPKLCHLPFYLETPNEAAGYAKEISLLKSLREEK; encoded by the coding sequence ATGTTTTATATCGGCTGTCATTTATCTGCCGCCAAGGGCTATCTTGCCATGGGGAAGGAGGCAGTGAGGCTTGGGGCGAATGTGTTCCAGTTTTTCACCAGAAACCCCAGAGGCGGCTCTGTTAAGGCGCTGGATTTAGAGGATATCGAAAAATACAATGCCTTTCATGCGGAGCACCGCTTCGGCACACTGCTTGCCCATGCACCCTATACCATGAACCCCTGTGCCGCGAAGGAGGATTTGCGCACCTTCGCCAGAAATACCATGAAGGAGGACTTGGCAAGGCTGGAGCTTCTGCCCGATGTGATGTTTAATTTCCACCCCGGCAGCCATGTGAAGCAGGGAGTGGAAATCGGGATTCCTTTGATTGCGGACGCATTGAACGATATTCTTTCGGCAGGCGGCAAAACCCTCGTCCTTCTGGAAACCATGGCAGGGAAGGGCAGTGAGGTCGGCAGAAGCTTTGAGGAGCTGCGCGCCATTTTGGACAGAGTAGAGCAGAAGGAGCGCATGGGCGTTTGTCTGGATACCTGCCATGTGTATGATGGCGGCTATGACATCATCGGGGATTTGGACGGCGTTCTGCAGGTGTTTGATGACATCATCGGCTTGGACAGGCTGAAAGCCATTCACCTGAACGACAGCAAGAATCCCATCGGCAGTCATAAGGACAGACACGAGAAAATCGGTGAGGGTACGCTTGGTCTGGCAGGCATTGCAAATATTATCAACCACCCGAAGCTGTGCCATCTGCCGTTTTATCTGGAAACACCGAACGAGGCGGCGGGCTACGCCAAAGAGATTTCTCTTTTAAAAAGCCTGCGCGAGGAAAAATAA